Sequence from the bacterium genome:
CAAACCGAACATTTTGAGGTATATTATAATTCAGAGATAGAAGATTTAGCCAGAATATCGGCTAAAATGGCTGAAGATGCCTATGAAAAAATCAGTGCTGATTTAAAATATAATGTCTCAAAATTAATCCCTTTTGTTATCTTTAAATCCCATTATGATTTTCAACAAACAAATATTATCCTTGAGTTAATCGAAAGAGGTGTAGGTGGTTTTGCCGAGATTTTTAAGTATCGAATGGTTATACCGTTTACCGGAAGCTATAAGAGGTTACAAACCGTCATCACCCACGAACTGACCCATGTCTTTTCCTACGACATTTTATATCGTGAGGCTTTACAAACTATGTTTTCATCTCAAGCCTTTATATCTCCACCTTTATGGCTGATGGAAGGATTGGCAGAATATGAGACCGGGGATTTAGATACAATGGGACATACAGTTTTATCTGATGCCGTGTTTGAAAATAATATTATTCCTCTCTCAGATTTATCAGATTTTTCCGGGTTGCCAAATGTATATTTAGCCTACAAACAAAGCCATTCCTTACTCAGATATATTGCCAGAACTTATGGAGAGGATAAAATACATCTTTTGTTAAGAAGATTTAAGGCACAGCCGAATGTTGAGAGTATGATTAAAACCTCTCTGGGCGTAAGTATGGAAAATTTAGAGAATGATTGGATAAAATTTTTACAGCAAAAGTATTATCCTGAATTAACCAGGCGTAAGTTACCAACAGAATTCGGAAAGATAGTTGTCGAAAGCCGTGATAAATTTTATTCCCATCCAACATTTTCTCCTGGTGGAGATATGCTTGCGGTTGTCTCTTATGAATCCGGAGAACCAGAAATTGTCACCATACGACTTAAGGATGGTAAAGTAATTGAAAGAATTACTAAAGGTATGGTAACCAGTAATTTTGAAGAACTTAATATTGAATCAAGTGCAATTTCCTGGTCTGGTGATGGTTCTAAAATCGCCTTTATTGCTAAAACAAAAGGAAAAGATGCCATATTTATCTTCGATGTCTTTACCTCTAAGATTAAAGAGATATTAGAAATAGATAAATTTGATGAAATATCTTCAATATCCTTTTCCTCAGATGGGAAAAGTCTGGCTGTTTCTGCATTAGGTAATGGTCACAATAAAATATATTTAGTTGAAGATGATAATATCGTTCAATTAACCTCTGGTGACTCACTTGACCATCAGCCTATTTGGTCTAAAAATGGGGAATATATTGCCTATGTTAAAGAAAGGGATGGGATTTCTAATATTTGTGTCATTTCACCTAAGACAAAAGAAGAAATAATAACTATCACTCAAGACGGCTATAAAAAAGACCCATTCTGGTCAGATGATAGTAAAGTTATATTTTATTCATCAGATGTGGATGGTGTATTCAATATCTATGGTTATAATTTAGAGACAAAAGAGGTATCAACGGTAACAAACTGTATTGGTGGTGCTTTTCAAGGAAGTATTTCACCGCAGGGAGATGTAGTTTTTGTTTCATATTATCAACAGGGATATAGATTATATCTAATGGAAGATTTAAAACTTTCATGGAATAAACCTGAAACATTAGGAACAGAGGCAAAAATAGCCGAAGTCAAACGAATAGAAAAGGCTAAAATCTATGAGTATTCACCTAAATTCTCTTTTGATTGGCGGCAGGGAGGATTTATTTACAGTTCTTCTCAAGGGATGTCAGCTAATTTAGAATTCTCAGCCTCAGATATTCTTGGAAATCATAGGTTCGCACTTCTATTAGACAATGCATCCTCACTGAGCAATGACCTTAACTTTCAACTTTCTTACGGTTATTTAACTAAAAGACCATCATATCTGGTTGAGGTTTTTAATTGGTCTGATTTTTATAGTTTTACGGATAAAGATATTACCGAGCAAGAATACGGAATAGTAGGTAGTATGGAGTATCCTTTTAGTAAATTTAGACGAGTAGAATTAGGCCTGGTCAGCGAGGTAACTTCAAAGGAAGAAGTTACTATGGAAGATATAAAATATGAGAAAGAAGGCATAGATTATTTTTTTGTTTCATCAGTCAAGGATACGACCAATTGGGGTTATTTTGGGCCTTTAAGTGGAGGCAGAAGTAGAGTAAGTATTGAACAAACTGTTCCACTTATTCATCATCAAACAAGATACACTAATTTTAAAACCGACTATCGTCAATATTTCCGATTAACCCGACGGTCAAACTTTGCCTTCCGTCTTTTTAGTGTTGTAAGTAAAGGTAGAGACCGCCGAGAATTCCCATTAGGAGGACGGGGATTTGGAAGTTTAAGAGGATATGAAGCCGGAGAATTCTGGGGCAATTATATCATCCTGGCAAATACAGAACTCAGACTACCTTTAATCGATGAGATTAAATTTGCGATACCTGTTTCGATTAGAAACATTCGGATGGTAATATTTGCGGATGTAGGTTCTACCTGGTCTAAAGGCGAAACACTTACCAGAAGACATCATTCTACCGATGAGAAAAAAGATACTGATTTGAAAGCGTGTTATGGTTTGGGATTTAGAGTGCTTTTAGGCTTTTTTCCCATAAAAGTAGATTATTCCTGGAATACAGATTTTGTTGATACTGAAAAGGCAAAAGGTAATTTTAGTATTGGATATGATTTTTAAGATTTTAAGTAACTATTCAGCCACAGATGAAACACGGAAAATTCGTGAATCGTGTCCGGTATCCGTGTCCGTAATTAGGCTCAAGGTTTTTTCTCCTGTTGTCCTCTGTCCTCTGCTACTTATCCGTGCTAATCCGTGTTAATCAATGGCTGAACCCAGTGTGGTGTTGAGTAAGTTTTGCACGGCGTATCATCAGATTTCATAACCTGCAAACGGATAATTGGTAATTGGTAACTGGTTAAATAGTTTCGTCCTGAGATCAGCCGAACGGTATTTAATTACCAGTTACCAATCACCAGTTACCAGAATCAAATTCCGTGCGTTATTTGTTCAACATGATACTAGAAAAGCCCGGTCACTTCGCCTGTGTTCACATCCACATCTACCCTTCTAAATGCGGGATTAGAGCTTGTTCCGGGCATCAAACTAATAGTGCCTGTGCAAGGACAAAGGAACTTTGCTCCGGCAAATATCAACAGGTCACGCACTGGTAGAATCCAACCTTTAGGAACACCTTTCAATGTTGGGTCATGGGTAAGGCTCAAATGGGTTTTAACCATCATCGTTGCAAAATCCTGCATTTCTGGGTCACTTTCTACTGTCTTTGCTTTAGCCTCTGCCTCAGGTGTCCAGGAAACTCCATCTGCACCGTATATTTCTTTAGCAATCAAATCAACCCTTTGTCGAAGTGGCATTTCGATTGGATAGAGGAATTTAAAATCAACTTTTTCATTGCAGGCATCAGTAATGGCATCTGCAAGTTCTAGGGCACCTTCTCCACCCATCAACCAGTGTTTACCCAGTGCACAGCGAGCCCCTGCTTCTTCAACATATTTACGCACCAGAGCAATTTCCTCATTGGTATCGGTATGGAAAGAGTTAATGCAAACTACAGGCTTTGCCCCTGATTTTTTCACATTTTTTATGTGATGGAGTAGATTTTCAATTCCTTTTTCAAGCAATCCTAAATTCTCCCTGGTGTATTCTTCAGGAAGAGGTCTGCCAGGAACGACAGTTGGTCCTCCACCGTGCATTTTTAATGCCCTTATTGTGGCAACGATTACAATCGCATTAGGAGTAAGTCCACTAAATCGGCATTTTACATTCCAGAATTTTTCAAAACCTATATCTGCACCAAAACCACTCTCAGTTACATGGTAATCAAACATCTTCAAACCAATACGGTCAGCAATGATAGATGATTGACCGACGGCAATATTGGCAAATGGTCCTGCATGCACCATAACTGGTTGATATTCTGCGGTTGACATCAAAGTAGGATTAATCGTATGTCTCATCCAGGCACACATTGCACCGGCAACTTCTAAATCATTGGTAGTTACCGGCTTACCGTGTTTATCATAAGCCACGATGATTTTAGATAATCGTTCGCGTAAATCCTTAAGGTCTCGGACAATAGAAAGAATAGCCATCAACTCAGAACTTACCGTAATGCCAAACTTTGACTGCATCATAAACCCATGCTTTTTATCACCAATACCGATAATGATATTACGTAGTGCCTGAGCACAGAAATCAATTACCCAGCCCATTTCTACCCTTTTTGGGTCAATATCTAATCGTTTCATCTTACTATGTTTTAAAAGCTCTTCATCTGTGTAATTTGCCTCATGTTGCATCCTAGCTGTCATAGCGACCATAGCTAAATTATGGGCATTAGCAATGGCATCAATATCACCTGTTAATCCAAGGGAAAACTCAGTCATTGGAATAAGCAAGGCATTACCACCGCCTGCGGCTGTGCCTTTGATATTCATTGTCGGTCCACCAGAAGGCTGACGAATACAACCACCAACATTCATACCCCTTTTACCTAAACCTTCTATCAAACCCAGGGTAGTCGTCGTCTTCCCTTCACCTAACGGCGTGGGGGTAATCGCCGTTACATCGATATATTTACCCTCAGGTTTATCTTTAAGTCGCTCAATAATTTTTAGAAAATCAAGTCTGGCTATCCTTCCATAAGTAATCACCTCATCCTTTTCAAGCCCTAATTTTTCCTTCCATTGTTCAGGTGTCGGCATCTTCTTTTCTGTCTCTCTGGCAATTTCCCAATCCTGTAATTTTGTTGCATCATAAGCCATTTTTTAAAATCCTCCTTTTGTTTTGGTAAATAGTAACTGGTGATATAGTAATTAGTTACTAATTACCAGTTATTTGTTTTTAATTGATAGATTGTGAATTATACCATATTGATTTGAAAAATGTCAAGTATTTTTTTGAATTGAAACTTACCTATAGGCTCTTTTTGAGGGGAAGTTCCGTTGTAAGCATCACAACCCTAAATCTGTAGGTGCTCTGCCAATGCATTGCAATAATGTTACGACTTCTTCTATCTTATCAGAAAGGGTTTTATTCCCATCTGTATGACCTGGGTAGATGTCGTAAAAGGGGCGATATTTTTGTGGGGTAAGATTAATCATTAGAGAATTTCCACCACTCAAAAGACCGCGTATTAGACCTTCTTCCTTATCAATGGTCTCTAAGGCAGTAGTCACCAGTATCCTTGATTGAGGATACCTTATCCTTGCCCGAGCGACGGTAGTTAATGCCGTTTCAAGGGATGGCTTTTCGGCATTGCTCAGGGGTGTCTGAGGATGGGGGATAAATGGACCAAAAGAAAACATCTCGGCGTTAAGAGAGGCGGTTAACTCAACATCGTTAAGAATATCTTCCTCTGTCTGTTGCGGTAACCCGACTAAAAATCCGCTAAAGATAAGATAACCAAGCTGATATAACTCCTTAACCAAATTAATTCTATCTTTCAGTTTATGGTTGGGTCTGTATCTCTCATAAAGCTGTGGATTGCTTGTCTCAAATCTAATAAGCACTGCTCGAGCACCGGCATCATACAATCTTTTATAAATTGCTATATCCCTTTCGCCCAGACTTAATATCAGCAAAACAGGCGTCCGCCTCATAATATTTTCAACAATGGTTATCAGTTTTTCCTCTGTATACCAGGGGTCTTCTCCTGATTGTAAAACTAATGCCTTAAAATTTAATTCATTAACCACATAAGCACAATGTTCAATTATCTCTTCTGGTTGCATTCTGTAGCGTTTAATTTCCGTGTTATCTCTACGCAGTCCACAGTAAAGGCAGTTATTTTGACACCAGTTAGAAAATTCTATAATTCCATGCACACAGCAGGCATTACCCAGATGTTTTTGTCGAATAGAATTTGCTTGTTGGTAAAGGGTTTTCGCCTCTCGGGTAAGCCTTAAATCTGTTTCTTTGAGTTTGAAGAAGAATTCTTGCCAGGTATTAAGGATAGAAAGGGCATCTGGAGTGGGTATCTGTCGGATGATAAATCCGCCCTGAGCATAGACATACTCGCCTGGGGTTAATTTAAAGAAATCATTCCTTGCCTTTCTCTTTTCCCCAAAGTAATCAACAGTAACTATATTATCATTTATTTCAACAACCTTAGCCGGTATAGCGTAACACATATTTTTAGAAATACAGGTCTCTTTCGCCCTCTTTAATCCTCTTTAAATATTTTTTTGTTTGATGGCGCAGATTTTTATCTTCCATTTTGTTCAGGTAAAAATTTACTACCTCATAGCCCTTTTGATACAATCCATTAGACTTATTGGCAAAATCTTCTAAGTATTCAGCAAAGGTAAGTAGTCCATTAGGCCGACAGAAGTTGTGAATTTCACCCGGCTTTGCCAGGCCCATAAAGACATCACCCGTTCGACCACGACGATAACAAGCCGTGCAAAAACTGGGTAATAACCTATCCTCTAAAGCAGTAGAGATAACCTCGTTTAATGAACGGTGGTCATAAACCGTAAATTGCCCGTTACCATTATCCCTTCCATATCCTCCTACTGTAGTTACTGACCCGGCTGATGTTTGGGA
This genomic interval carries:
- a CDS encoding BamA/TamA family outer membrane protein, whose translation is MLKKYIIFITLCILMTNLTFAENFGKNKVRYKGFTWSVLQTEHFEVYYNSEIEDLARISAKMAEDAYEKISADLKYNVSKLIPFVIFKSHYDFQQTNIILELIERGVGGFAEIFKYRMVIPFTGSYKRLQTVITHELTHVFSYDILYREALQTMFSSQAFISPPLWLMEGLAEYETGDLDTMGHTVLSDAVFENNIIPLSDLSDFSGLPNVYLAYKQSHSLLRYIARTYGEDKIHLLLRRFKAQPNVESMIKTSLGVSMENLENDWIKFLQQKYYPELTRRKLPTEFGKIVVESRDKFYSHPTFSPGGDMLAVVSYESGEPEIVTIRLKDGKVIERITKGMVTSNFEELNIESSAISWSGDGSKIAFIAKTKGKDAIFIFDVFTSKIKEILEIDKFDEISSISFSSDGKSLAVSALGNGHNKIYLVEDDNIVQLTSGDSLDHQPIWSKNGEYIAYVKERDGISNICVISPKTKEEIITITQDGYKKDPFWSDDSKVIFYSSDVDGVFNIYGYNLETKEVSTVTNCIGGAFQGSISPQGDVVFVSYYQQGYRLYLMEDLKLSWNKPETLGTEAKIAEVKRIEKAKIYEYSPKFSFDWRQGGFIYSSSQGMSANLEFSASDILGNHRFALLLDNASSLSNDLNFQLSYGYLTKRPSYLVEVFNWSDFYSFTDKDITEQEYGIVGSMEYPFSKFRRVELGLVSEVTSKEEVTMEDIKYEKEGIDYFFVSSVKDTTNWGYFGPLSGGRSRVSIEQTVPLIHHQTRYTNFKTDYRQYFRLTRRSNFAFRLFSVVSKGRDRREFPLGGRGFGSLRGYEAGEFWGNYIILANTELRLPLIDEIKFAIPVSIRNIRMVIFADVGSTWSKGETLTRRHHSTDEKKDTDLKACYGLGFRVLLGFFPIKVDYSWNTDFVDTEKAKGNFSIGYDF
- a CDS encoding radical SAM protein; the protein is MCYAIPAKVVEINDNIVTVDYFGEKRKARNDFFKLTPGEYVYAQGGFIIRQIPTPDALSILNTWQEFFFKLKETDLRLTREAKTLYQQANSIRQKHLGNACCVHGIIEFSNWCQNNCLYCGLRRDNTEIKRYRMQPEEIIEHCAYVVNELNFKALVLQSGEDPWYTEEKLITIVENIMRRTPVLLILSLGERDIAIYKRLYDAGARAVLIRFETSNPQLYERYRPNHKLKDRINLVKELYQLGYLIFSGFLVGLPQQTEEDILNDVELTASLNAEMFSFGPFIPHPQTPLSNAEKPSLETALTTVARARIRYPQSRILVTTALETIDKEEGLIRGLLSGGNSLMINLTPQKYRPFYDIYPGHTDGNKTLSDKIEEVVTLLQCIGRAPTDLGL
- a CDS encoding formate--tetrahydrofolate ligase gives rise to the protein MAYDATKLQDWEIARETEKKMPTPEQWKEKLGLEKDEVITYGRIARLDFLKIIERLKDKPEGKYIDVTAITPTPLGEGKTTTTLGLIEGLGKRGMNVGGCIRQPSGGPTMNIKGTAAGGGNALLIPMTEFSLGLTGDIDAIANAHNLAMVAMTARMQHEANYTDEELLKHSKMKRLDIDPKRVEMGWVIDFCAQALRNIIIGIGDKKHGFMMQSKFGITVSSELMAILSIVRDLKDLRERLSKIIVAYDKHGKPVTTNDLEVAGAMCAWMRHTINPTLMSTAEYQPVMVHAGPFANIAVGQSSIIADRIGLKMFDYHVTESGFGADIGFEKFWNVKCRFSGLTPNAIVIVATIRALKMHGGGPTVVPGRPLPEEYTRENLGLLEKGIENLLHHIKNVKKSGAKPVVCINSFHTDTNEEIALVRKYVEEAGARCALGKHWLMGGEGALELADAITDACNEKVDFKFLYPIEMPLRQRVDLIAKEIYGADGVSWTPEAEAKAKTVESDPEMQDFATMMVKTHLSLTHDPTLKGVPKGWILPVRDLLIFAGAKFLCPCTGTISLMPGTSSNPAFRRVDVDVNTGEVTGLF